The Gilliamella apicola genome window below encodes:
- a CDS encoding complex I subunit 4 family protein — protein sequence MLLWLVFLPVIGGFISWLCHVFLLRIVRSSRMVSRWYQLPMIIAFITIFITLLLSLSLWQEGITVLQQGNNWKEEVNIEWIPLLNIHFHLVLDGLSLVLITSTLFIVLLTIGYSSKESPNNFGLFYLCILFMTSAIMMLFVITDLFLMFFFWEAVAIPIYFLISLWGRRDSNSQLRFNGASKFLIYTQISSLLMLISIVSLALINWTLSGHWTFDYQELTKTPISSYTEFMLMLGFLAAFIIRIPFVPFHSWFIDAHIESSTTGSMMISGLLLTTATFGLLRIVIPLFPNASVMIMPLIMIMALFTVIYSALLTFIQTDIKKLIAYVHIALMGFVTAIIYSGSVIAYQGIVIQMIAINLVIVGMFMISGLLVECYSTRNISQFTGLKQQVRYISSFTLFFMLAILGIPGTANFVGNYMMLLGSYSSFSSYTILLVVGLLLVSISLIIRMQPIFYGVVEKGCVTKHQLDKKDILLLASVFIVLVFIGLYPQIVLDMSYSVVNQTQQYITAEQVGE from the coding sequence ATGTTGTTATGGCTTGTTTTTTTACCTGTTATAGGTGGATTTATTAGTTGGTTATGCCATGTATTTTTATTGCGGATTGTAAGATCCTCGCGAATGGTATCGCGCTGGTATCAATTGCCGATGATTATTGCTTTCATAACCATTTTTATAACTCTATTGTTATCACTTAGTTTATGGCAAGAAGGAATAACTGTTTTACAGCAAGGCAATAATTGGAAAGAAGAAGTTAACATTGAATGGATCCCTTTGCTTAATATTCACTTTCATTTAGTCTTAGATGGTCTATCGTTAGTTTTAATTACTTCAACTCTATTTATTGTTTTACTAACAATTGGTTATTCAAGTAAAGAAAGCCCTAATAATTTTGGTTTATTTTATTTATGCATTTTATTTATGACATCTGCCATTATGATGTTATTTGTCATAACAGATCTATTTTTAATGTTCTTTTTTTGGGAAGCAGTGGCAATCCCAATCTATTTTCTAATTTCTTTATGGGGAAGACGAGATTCAAATTCTCAATTACGTTTTAATGGAGCAAGTAAATTTTTAATTTATACACAAATTAGTAGTTTACTGATGTTGATTTCAATTGTTTCATTGGCTTTAATTAACTGGACTTTATCCGGTCATTGGACATTTGATTACCAAGAACTAACCAAAACACCTATTTCAAGTTACACTGAATTTATGCTAATGCTAGGTTTTTTAGCTGCCTTTATTATACGTATCCCATTTGTACCTTTTCATAGCTGGTTTATTGATGCGCACATTGAATCATCAACTACTGGTTCAATGATGATAAGTGGATTATTACTCACAACCGCGACATTTGGTTTATTACGTATTGTTATTCCGCTTTTTCCTAATGCCTCTGTTATGATTATGCCGTTAATTATGATAATGGCATTATTTACGGTTATCTACTCGGCATTACTGACATTTATTCAAACCGATATTAAAAAATTAATTGCTTATGTACATATCGCTTTAATGGGGTTTGTAACTGCAATTATCTATAGTGGTTCTGTTATTGCTTACCAAGGCATTGTGATACAAATGATTGCTATTAATTTAGTAATTGTTGGCATGTTCATGATTAGTGGCTTGTTAGTAGAATGTTATTCAACACGAAACATTAGTCAATTTACGGGTCTTAAGCAACAAGTACGTTATATATCTTCTTTTACCCTATTTTTTATGTTAGCGATTTTAGGTATTCCAGGAACAGCTAATTTTGTTGGAAATTATATGATGCTACTTGGCAGTTATTCATCTTTTTCATCTTATACAATTTTGCTCGTTGTTGGCCTATTACTAGTGTCAATTTCTTTAATTATTCGAATGCAACCTATATTTTATGGCGTTGTTGAAAAAGGTTGTGTAACCAAGCATCAACTTGATAAAAAAGATATTTTGCTACTCGCTAGCGTATTTATTGTACTTGTCTTTATTGGCTTATATCCGCAAATAGTTTTAGATATGTCTTATTCTGTGGTGAATCAAACACAGCAATATATAACTGCAGAGCAAGTGGGAGAGTAA
- a CDS encoding NADH-quinone oxidoreductase subunit 5 family protein: MLLVYTRPLWTWFSVGDFVVPLSLTLDGLSLTFLVIIAFLGLLIYFFAASYLTSKKDIYTFYAYSNLLIASMLTIILVDNLLVMLIGWEGVSISTYLLIGIYYKQLRNGYAAVKAFVIMHLTDIFLIIGVFLLYQTLNTLNIREILTQAHDNLAIDSDIIFWITLMLFLGAISKSALFPMQSWFVETTLAPMPAVALMQSSTVILAGVYLILRLSNLFMMSSDTLALMTIFSSLTVLFASSIALVQSDVKRIVTYINLAQISYLFYAFATQNWGLSLNCLINYVVTSTLLILASAILLKKCQGERDINKLGGLVKLFPVLNAIFLIIMLSLSAIPWISASFYIKGDIIWGLMIKDHLMAGTIGLLGILLSSLSIWRLIFMVFYHKPKIAEFAKTKWISYCPIFILLIFTTAIFIYLPIPVQSIIPIAKYDTNSQLSFQLLLSAVTILSFVIAYIFYAHPNSEVQEVLNTPVVKIIIRLCSCDWRFDYLLSIIFVKPYQHLANMLKKDPLAIWDNWIMLGIKKINSYIVSFENGHIRWYMVSIVIGSIIILMLLVFI; this comes from the coding sequence ATGTTGTTAGTATATACAAGACCATTATGGACTTGGTTTTCTGTTGGGGATTTTGTTGTACCTTTATCATTAACGTTAGACGGTTTATCGTTAACTTTCTTAGTGATAATTGCATTTTTGGGATTATTAATTTATTTCTTTGCAGCAAGTTATCTAACATCAAAAAAAGATATCTATACTTTTTATGCCTATAGCAATTTATTAATCGCGAGTATGTTAACCATTATATTGGTTGATAATCTACTTGTTATGCTTATTGGTTGGGAAGGAGTAAGTATAAGTACTTACTTACTTATTGGCATCTATTATAAACAATTGCGCAATGGTTACGCTGCCGTTAAAGCTTTTGTTATTATGCATTTAACGGATATCTTTTTAATCATTGGTGTATTTTTACTTTATCAAACTTTAAATACTTTAAATATACGTGAAATTTTAACTCAAGCTCATGACAATTTAGCGATTGATTCCGATATTATATTTTGGATCACATTAATGCTATTTTTAGGTGCTATTAGTAAGTCCGCTCTTTTTCCAATGCAATCTTGGTTTGTCGAAACAACATTAGCACCAATGCCTGCGGTAGCTTTAATGCAATCATCTACTGTTATATTAGCGGGTGTATACTTGATTTTAAGATTAAGTAACTTGTTTATGATGTCTAGTGACACATTAGCCCTCATGACTATTTTCTCCTCGCTAACGGTTTTATTTGCAAGCTCAATCGCCTTGGTTCAAAGTGATGTTAAACGAATCGTAACTTATATTAATTTAGCCCAAATAAGTTATTTGTTTTATGCTTTTGCAACACAAAATTGGGGATTATCGCTTAATTGTTTAATTAATTATGTTGTAACTAGCACTTTATTGATTTTAGCATCGGCAATATTGCTCAAAAAATGTCAAGGCGAGCGAGATATTAATAAACTCGGTGGACTTGTAAAATTATTCCCTGTTCTCAATGCGATATTTTTAATTATTATGTTATCGTTAAGTGCGATTCCTTGGATTTCAGCTTCATTTTATATTAAAGGTGATATTATTTGGGGATTAATGATAAAAGATCATTTAATGGCTGGAACGATTGGTTTATTAGGTATTTTGTTATCTAGCTTAAGTATTTGGCGCCTAATTTTTATGGTCTTTTATCATAAACCAAAAATTGCTGAATTTGCTAAAACAAAATGGATTAGTTATTGTCCAATTTTTATCTTACTCATATTTACGACAGCCATTTTTATCTATTTGCCAATACCTGTACAAAGTATTATTCCTATTGCTAAATATGATACTAATAGTCAGTTATCGTTTCAATTATTGTTATCTGCGGTAACCATATTAAGCTTTGTTATTGCTTATATCTTTTATGCACACCCAAATAGTGAAGTGCAAGAAGTATTAAATACGCCAGTGGTTAAAATTATTATAAGATTATGTAGTTGTGATTGGCGATTTGATTATTTACTGAGTATCATTTTCGTGAAACCTTATCAGCATTTAGCTAACATGCTTAAAAAAGATCCATTGGCGATTTGGGACAATTGGATTATGTTGGGCATAAAAAAAATAAACTCATATATTGTCAGCTTTGAAAATGGGCATATTCGGTGGTATATGGTATCTATTGTTATAGGCAGCATTATTATATTAATGTTACTGGTTTTTATTTAA
- the nuoK gene encoding NADH-quinone oxidoreductase subunit NuoK, with product MIPLMYSLIFASILFVIGLLGVMIRRNLYFLLLSLMIMNNGAIVALVSVSSYWQQSEGQLLAILAVITVLAQACVGLALFMKLIYRRKIFNIDSLSEMKG from the coding sequence ATGATTCCTCTTATGTATAGTCTTATTTTTGCCTCAATTTTATTTGTGATAGGTTTATTAGGGGTAATGATTCGACGTAATCTCTATTTTTTGTTATTAAGCCTTATGATTATGAATAATGGTGCTATTGTTGCATTGGTTTCTGTAAGTAGCTATTGGCAACAATCGGAAGGACAACTCCTTGCTATTTTAGCGGTGATTACTGTATTAGCTCAAGCTTGTGTAGGACTTGCGTTGTTTATGAAATTAATTTATCGCCGTAAAATCTTTAATATTGATTCACTGAGTGAAATGAAAGGATGA
- a CDS encoding NADH-quinone oxidoreductase subunit J family protein, producing the protein MLIVFYIASIIAVFASIKAISCLRVDKALLYFMVSLFSSALIFILLDAYFSVVLYILLFIAGSVTLFLSVAIVLQIRIDNVENRKRGISPKIWLGPLVLAFILLVVLIYGVVSTDYSQIKESHELMHEMSVYAYILISELAGFLLLGAIVIAYHFMHRLLSEK; encoded by the coding sequence ATGCTTATTGTTTTCTATATTGCGTCTATTATTGCGGTGTTTGCCAGTATAAAAGCAATTAGTTGCTTACGTGTTGATAAGGCTCTTTTGTACTTTATGGTTTCACTTTTTTCTTCAGCCTTAATATTTATCTTGCTTGATGCATATTTTTCCGTTGTCTTATACATTTTATTATTTATTGCCGGCTCAGTGACTTTGTTCTTATCTGTTGCCATTGTATTGCAAATTCGTATAGATAATGTTGAAAATAGAAAACGAGGTATCAGTCCTAAAATTTGGTTAGGGCCTTTAGTTTTAGCATTTATTTTACTCGTTGTTCTTATTTATGGTGTAGTTAGTACTGACTATTCACAGATTAAAGAATCGCACGAATTGATGCATGAAATGTCAGTATATGCTTACATTTTGATATCTGAACTCGCTGGTTTTTTATTATTAGGTGCAATTGTGATCGCTTATCATTTTATGCATCGACTCTTGTCGGAGAAGTAA
- the ppc gene encoding phosphoenolpyruvate carboxylase, protein MNSEYSSMRSNVNMLGTLLGDAIKRATGNDTFDLVEQIRQLSKSAQQGNKQAHNKLLKLIENLNDEDLLHVARAFNQFLNLVNTAAEYYGISPHGEASSSPKKMTELFSTLKNLNFSNQTITQAINDLSIELVLTAHPTEINRRTMINTYTAINSCLSQLDHDDLADYEIERIMRRLKQLVCQAWYTDEIRKKRPTPLDEAKWGFSVIEDSLWEGVPLFLREFNDQLVDAFNEQLSVEHVPIKFTSWMGGDRDGNPNVTAKVTEKVMLQARLKAIELFLADIQILVRELSMTECSQSVIDLLDENNKAATEPYRAVMKQLRARLVKTHSFIVSLLNNEQVLPPADILIKNEQLWGPLYTCYESLIENGMSTIAHGPLLDTLRRIKNFGLQLVRLDIRQDSSVHTEALDALTKELNLGSYAEWSEEEKQAFLLTELQSNRPLLPYHWQPNEMVQEVLDTCRVIKKAGEESIASYVISMAKAPSDILAVYLLLKIVDCQKVIPVAPLFETLDDLNNAKTVMQKLLDIPWYREKIHGKQMVMIGYSDSAKDAGTLAASWAQYRSQEELVKLFEKYNINLVLFHGRGGSIGRGGAPAHAALLSQPPGSLKGGLRVTEQGEMIRFKLGLPEVALSSLMLYASAILQANLLPPPEPKQNWRDIMDEMSDISCRCYRSYIRERSEFVDYFRAVTPETELGRLPLGSRPQKRRTGGGIESLRAIPWIFAWTQNRLMVPSWLGAGTALKQVIEKGNKNLLKDMYHNWPFFNARLGMLEMVYAKAAPNIHEYYEQRLVDPALWPLGEELRNLLTQDINTVLTITDDISLMADLPWIAESVALRNTYIEPLNLLQAELLSRSRNRNEDENSNVEQGLMITISGIAAGMRNSG, encoded by the coding sequence ATGAACAGTGAATATTCCTCTATGCGAAGCAACGTCAATATGCTAGGTACTTTACTAGGTGATGCAATTAAACGGGCTACAGGTAACGATACTTTTGACTTAGTTGAACAAATCAGACAATTATCAAAATCAGCTCAACAAGGTAATAAGCAAGCTCATAATAAGTTACTTAAACTGATTGAAAATCTTAATGATGAAGATTTATTACATGTGGCTCGTGCATTTAATCAGTTCTTAAATTTAGTTAACACCGCAGCAGAATATTATGGAATATCCCCACATGGTGAAGCATCAAGTAGCCCTAAAAAAATGACAGAACTGTTTAGTACTTTAAAAAATCTTAATTTTTCAAATCAGACGATCACTCAAGCCATTAATGATCTTTCGATTGAACTTGTGTTAACTGCACATCCAACAGAGATCAATCGCCGAACCATGATAAATACTTATACAGCGATTAATAGCTGTCTATCGCAACTTGATCACGACGATTTAGCAGATTATGAAATAGAGCGAATTATGCGTCGTTTGAAGCAGTTAGTTTGTCAAGCATGGTACACCGATGAGATTCGTAAAAAAAGACCAACGCCACTGGATGAAGCTAAATGGGGCTTTTCGGTTATTGAAGATAGTCTTTGGGAAGGGGTACCACTCTTTTTGCGCGAATTTAATGATCAGTTAGTCGATGCATTTAATGAACAATTATCCGTTGAGCATGTACCAATTAAATTTACTTCGTGGATGGGTGGTGATCGCGATGGCAACCCTAATGTAACAGCAAAAGTGACTGAAAAAGTTATGTTGCAAGCTAGATTAAAAGCAATTGAACTTTTTTTAGCGGATATTCAAATTCTGGTTCGTGAATTATCCATGACTGAGTGCAGTCAATCTGTCATCGATCTATTAGATGAAAATAATAAAGCTGCAACTGAACCTTATCGCGCGGTAATGAAACAACTGCGTGCACGTTTAGTAAAAACTCACAGTTTTATAGTGTCATTATTAAATAACGAACAAGTATTACCCCCAGCGGATATTTTAATTAAAAACGAACAATTATGGGGACCACTCTATACATGTTATGAATCATTAATCGAAAATGGCATGTCAACGATTGCACATGGACCACTGCTTGATACTTTGCGACGTATAAAAAATTTTGGTCTGCAACTGGTTAGATTAGACATCCGACAAGATAGTTCCGTACACACAGAAGCACTGGATGCATTAACCAAAGAACTTAACTTAGGCAGTTATGCCGAGTGGTCAGAAGAAGAAAAACAGGCTTTTTTGTTAACTGAACTTCAATCAAATCGTCCACTGTTACCTTACCATTGGCAACCAAATGAAATGGTTCAAGAAGTTTTAGATACCTGTCGAGTTATTAAAAAGGCTGGTGAAGAATCCATTGCTTCATACGTTATATCAATGGCCAAAGCACCTTCAGACATCTTGGCTGTTTACTTATTATTAAAAATAGTTGACTGTCAAAAGGTAATTCCTGTAGCGCCATTATTTGAAACCTTAGACGATTTAAATAATGCCAAGACAGTTATGCAAAAACTGCTTGATATTCCATGGTATCGCGAAAAGATTCATGGCAAGCAAATGGTTATGATTGGCTATTCTGATTCAGCTAAAGACGCAGGAACGCTTGCTGCATCATGGGCTCAGTATCGTTCACAAGAAGAGTTAGTTAAATTATTCGAAAAATATAATATTAATTTAGTTTTATTTCATGGTCGTGGTGGCTCAATTGGTCGTGGTGGTGCGCCAGCACATGCCGCATTATTATCTCAACCGCCTGGGTCATTGAAAGGAGGGCTTCGAGTCACCGAACAAGGTGAAATGATTCGTTTTAAACTCGGTTTACCTGAAGTAGCACTCAGCAGTTTGATGTTATATGCCTCAGCCATTTTGCAAGCTAATTTATTACCACCACCTGAACCTAAACAAAACTGGCGGGATATTATGGACGAAATGTCTGATATCTCTTGTCGTTGTTATCGTAGTTACATTCGTGAACGTTCTGAATTTGTCGATTATTTTAGAGCAGTAACACCAGAAACTGAATTAGGTAGATTACCACTCGGTTCTCGTCCACAAAAAAGACGAACAGGAGGCGGTATTGAAAGTTTAAGAGCCATTCCATGGATTTTTGCTTGGACACAAAACCGTTTGATGGTTCCTTCTTGGCTCGGTGCAGGAACAGCACTCAAACAAGTTATCGAAAAAGGTAACAAAAATCTACTTAAAGACATGTATCATAATTGGCCTTTCTTTAATGCTCGCCTAGGTATGCTCGAAATGGTGTACGCAAAAGCAGCACCAAATATCCATGAATATTATGAGCAAAGACTTGTTGATCCTGCCTTATGGCCGTTAGGAGAAGAGTTAAGAAATCTATTAACGCAAGATATCAACACGGTACTCACTATCACTGATGATATCAGTTTGATGGCCGATCTACCCTGGATTGCAGAATCTGTTGCATTACGTAATACCTACATTGAGCCACTAAATTTATTACAGGCTGAATTATTAAGTCGTTCGCGTAATCGTAATGAGGATGAAAATAGTAACGTTGAACAAGGATTAATGATCACCATCTCTGGTATTGCGGCAGGTATGCGTAACTCAGGATAG
- a CDS encoding SEL1-like repeat protein, with the protein MKKLQILLVLFLFISYGALASETKVQSDMDLQVAEPGALIPSLRVSAENGNAEAQYSLGTIYKQGLGVEISDIRALFWYKKAADQGLAKAQNNLAFMYQNGLGTVADPYEAFKYYKLAADQDYALAKYNLGLMYKNGEGTDKNPSIAVNYFVEAGNQGVLDAYLNLGIMYFFGDGVEQDRLIAADWFSKAATESNPEAQYYLGLMSEHGDGLTKDYVAAIYFYTQAATQGNVLAMYNLGIMYATGTGTKPDNVQAANWFTKAAEAGNADAQYNIGVMYDVGGGVSKDIAKAIEWYIKAAEQGSVDAQYNLAIKYLDGEGTEKNINKAIYWFTKASEQGDQDAKVYLDELLEK; encoded by the coding sequence ATGAAAAAACTTCAAATTTTATTGGTACTATTTTTATTCATCTCTTATGGTGCTTTGGCGAGTGAAACTAAAGTGCAATCAGATATGGATCTACAAGTTGCCGAACCTGGGGCATTGATTCCTTCTTTGCGTGTATCTGCTGAAAACGGTAATGCTGAAGCACAATATTCTCTAGGCACTATTTATAAACAAGGATTAGGTGTTGAAATTAGCGATATTAGAGCATTATTTTGGTATAAAAAAGCGGCAGATCAAGGTTTGGCTAAAGCACAAAATAATTTGGCATTTATGTATCAAAATGGTTTGGGGACAGTAGCTGATCCCTATGAAGCGTTCAAATATTACAAACTTGCCGCAGATCAAGATTATGCATTAGCCAAATATAATTTAGGCTTAATGTATAAAAATGGTGAAGGCACCGACAAAAATCCATCAATTGCGGTTAACTACTTTGTTGAAGCGGGTAATCAAGGTGTTTTAGATGCTTATCTAAATCTAGGCATTATGTATTTTTTTGGTGATGGTGTTGAACAAGATCGTTTGATTGCTGCCGACTGGTTTAGTAAAGCCGCGACAGAAAGTAATCCAGAGGCCCAATACTATTTAGGATTAATGTCAGAGCACGGCGATGGGTTGACTAAAGATTATGTTGCAGCCATCTATTTTTATACTCAAGCCGCTACACAAGGTAATGTGCTTGCCATGTATAATTTAGGCATCATGTATGCAACGGGTACTGGTACTAAACCCGATAATGTGCAGGCAGCCAATTGGTTTACTAAAGCTGCGGAAGCTGGTAACGCTGATGCTCAATATAATATTGGAGTTATGTATGATGTTGGTGGTGGAGTGTCAAAAGATATTGCAAAAGCCATAGAATGGTACATAAAAGCGGCTGAGCAAGGTAGTGTTGATGCTCAATATAATTTAGCTATTAAGTATTTAGATGGCGAAGGGACAGAAAAAAATATTAATAAAGCGATATATTGGTTTACTAAAGCTAGTGAGCAAGGTGACCAAGATGCTAAAGTATATTTAGATGAATTATTAGAAAAATAA
- the ubiD gene encoding 4-hydroxy-3-polyprenylbenzoate decarboxylase has product MNFSDFREFLDYLEQQGELKRITYPVNPYLEMTEIADRVLRNEGPALLFENPIGYDMPVLCNLFGTPKRVAMGMGRENTSALREIGELLAFLREPDPPKGIRQFFNVLPKYKQVLNMPVKQRSSAPCQEVIFENDEVDLTRLPIMHCWPEDVAPLLSWGLTITKGPFKDRQNLGIYRLQLLGNNKLIMRWLAHRGGALDFSEWQQAHPNEKFPVSVAIGADPATILAAVTPVPDTLPEYAFAGLLRGKRTEVVKSLSNDLNVPATAEIILEGYIDPNELAKEGPYGDHTGYYNEIEQFPVFTVTHITHRKDAIYHSTYTGRPPDEPAVMGLALNEVFIPILQKQFPEIVDFYLPPEGCSYRIAIVTIRKQYPGHAKRVMMGVWSYLRQFMYTKFVIVCDDDINARDWKDVMWAISTRMDPHRDTTFIDNTPIDYLDFASPISGLGSKMGLDATNKWAGETGREWGKIIKKNPQIVAHIDEIWDKLGIS; this is encoded by the coding sequence ATGAACTTTTCTGATTTCCGTGAATTTTTAGATTATCTTGAACAGCAAGGTGAATTAAAAAGAATTACTTATCCTGTTAATCCTTATCTTGAAATGACAGAAATTGCCGATCGAGTACTTCGTAATGAAGGACCTGCTTTATTGTTTGAAAATCCGATTGGTTATGATATGCCAGTTTTATGTAATTTATTTGGTACACCTAAGCGTGTGGCTATGGGGATGGGCCGTGAAAACACTTCTGCTTTGCGTGAAATAGGGGAATTGTTAGCATTTTTACGTGAGCCCGATCCACCTAAAGGCATTCGCCAATTTTTTAATGTACTACCTAAATATAAACAAGTCTTAAATATGCCAGTTAAACAACGGTCATCAGCACCTTGTCAAGAGGTGATCTTTGAAAATGATGAAGTTGATTTAACGCGTTTACCCATTATGCACTGTTGGCCTGAAGATGTCGCACCTTTGTTATCTTGGGGATTGACTATTACCAAAGGTCCATTTAAAGATCGGCAAAATCTCGGTATTTATCGCTTACAGCTCTTAGGTAACAATAAATTAATCATGCGCTGGTTAGCTCATCGTGGAGGTGCGCTAGATTTTTCTGAGTGGCAACAAGCACATCCTAATGAAAAATTTCCAGTTAGCGTTGCAATTGGCGCTGATCCAGCGACAATTTTAGCCGCAGTCACACCCGTACCCGATACTTTACCTGAATATGCTTTTGCAGGATTGTTAAGAGGTAAACGAACAGAGGTAGTTAAATCATTATCCAACGATTTGAATGTACCTGCAACGGCTGAAATTATTCTTGAAGGTTATATTGACCCCAATGAGTTAGCAAAAGAAGGTCCTTATGGTGATCATACTGGTTATTATAATGAAATTGAACAATTTCCAGTTTTTACTGTAACTCATATAACTCATCGTAAAGATGCTATTTATCATTCGACTTATACTGGGCGACCACCTGATGAACCTGCAGTCATGGGACTTGCATTAAATGAAGTGTTTATTCCAATTTTGCAAAAACAATTTCCTGAAATTGTGGATTTCTATTTGCCACCGGAAGGGTGCTCATATCGTATTGCTATTGTTACTATAAGAAAGCAATATCCGGGGCATGCTAAGCGTGTCATGATGGGAGTATGGTCTTATTTGCGTCAATTTATGTATACTAAATTTGTGATTGTCTGTGATGATGATATTAATGCTCGAGATTGGAAAGATGTCATGTGGGCAATTTCGACACGTATGGATCCGCATCGTGATACGACTTTTATTGACAATACCCCGATTGATTATTTAGATTTTGCTTCACCTATTTCTGGATTAGGTTCTAAAATGGGTTTAGATGCAACCAATAAATGGGCTGGGGAAACCGGTCGAGAGTGGGGAAAAATAATAAAAAAGAATCCCCAAATTGTTGCTCATATTGATGAAATTTGGGACAAACTTGGAATATCATGA
- the nudB gene encoding dihydroneopterin triphosphate diphosphatase has protein sequence MREYKKPESVLVVIYCQTTNRYLMLQRKDDPLFWQSVTGSMETNELPRQTAIREVLEETGIDIIKENLELINANHTVEFEIFPQFRHRYSPEVKINKEHWFYLPLANEVIPVLTEHLAYQWLTMEDAAKLTVSSNNSQAICNINNFLKLS, from the coding sequence ATGCGAGAATATAAAAAACCTGAGTCGGTTCTGGTGGTGATTTACTGCCAGACAACCAATCGTTACCTTATGTTACAACGCAAAGATGATCCATTATTTTGGCAATCAGTAACAGGTAGTATGGAGACAAATGAATTGCCACGTCAAACAGCAATTCGTGAAGTTTTGGAAGAAACAGGCATTGATATTATAAAGGAAAATCTTGAGCTAATTAATGCTAACCATACAGTTGAATTTGAGATTTTCCCACAGTTTAGACACAGATATTCGCCAGAAGTTAAGATAAATAAAGAACATTGGTTTTATTTGCCTCTTGCTAACGAAGTAATTCCAGTTCTTACCGAGCACTTAGCTTATCAATGGCTGACTATGGAGGATGCGGCTAAACTAACTGTATCGTCTAATAATAGTCAGGCTATTTGTAATATTAACAACTTTCTTAAATTGAGTTAA